Proteins from one Osmerus mordax isolate fOsmMor3 chromosome 21, fOsmMor3.pri, whole genome shotgun sequence genomic window:
- the LOC136965466 gene encoding CMRF35-like molecule 6 isoform X2 yields MKTHLVVSCCLLSAVCFLEAEMITDKGSEGSNVSFTCSHSNAWSHNKYLCRDPCTDDQDKIVTVTAGGTAGEGRISLKDSGSGDLTVTFSQLQKADSGSYWCGVERTGYDSYIHIQLQVLDAPKTTPPMTTTTPLPTTTASYTSSTFSSSVSTFSYDVSSRTSPGFGPHPSTVPSAGSVLVYATVGVVLMVAVLGLALFVVFRKWRRNREPVMHPSIGLGSSLLKEIHISPGTETKSPPQDPHPKTLTPRPSP; encoded by the exons ATGAAAACCCACTTGGTTGTGTCTTGCTGTCTGCTCTCTG CAGTGTGTTTTCTGGAGGCAGAGATGATCACAGATAAGGGGTCAGAGGGCAGCAATGTCTCCTTCACATGTTCCCACAGTAACGCCTGGAGCCACAACAAGTACCTCTGCAGGGATCCATGCACAGACGACCAAGACAAAATAGTAACGGTTACAGCAGGTGGAACAGCAGGGGAGGGTAGAATCTCTCTGAAGGACTCAGGATCTGGAGACCTCACTGTGACCTTCTCTCAGCTGCAGAAGGCAGACTCAGGGAGTTACTGGTGTGGAGTGGAGAGAACGGGATATGATTCTTACATTCATATACAGCTTCAGGTTCTGGATG CTCCCAAAACTACACCCCCTATGACCACTACAACACCTCTGCCCACGACAACAGCATCCTACACCAGCTCAACGTtctccagctctgtctccaccttctcctATGACGTCTCTTCCAGAACCTCCCCTGGGTTTGGGCCCCACCCCAGCACAGTGCCATCCGCAG GGTCTGTGCTAGTCTATGCTACAGTCGGGGTAGTTCTCATGGTTGCAGTTTTAGGATTGGCCCTTTTCGTGGTGTTCCGCAAGTGGAGAAGAAATAGAGAACCAg TAATGCATCCCTCCATAGGCCTTGGCTCTTCTCTTTTAAAAGAG ATCCACATCAGCCCGGGAACCGAGACCAAGTCCCCACCTCAAGACCCTCACCCCAAGACCCTCACCCCAAGACCCTCACCATGA
- the LOC136965466 gene encoding serine-rich adhesin for platelets-like isoform X1: protein MKTHLVVSCCLLSAVCFLEAEMITDKGSEGSNVSFTCSHSNAWSHNKYLCRDPCTDDQDKIVTVTAGGTAGEGRISLKDSGSGDLTVTFSQLQKADSGSYWCGVERTGYDSYIHIQLQVLDAPKTTPPMTTTTPLPTTTASYTSSTFSSSVSTFSYDVSSRTSPGFGPHPSTVPSAGSVLVYATVGVVLMVAVLGLALFVVFRKWRRNREPVMHPSIGLGSSLLKEDDCVYENFREDRQTDSNSTGLSHPVSHAKSVSHAKSISHAKSVSHANSVSHAKSVSHANSVSHAKSVSHANSVSHAKSVSHAKSVSHAKSVSHAKSISHAKSVSHANSVSHAKSVSHLSRVSHASSANHVSHASHVSHAGPMYANTSRTKYSEKPQYRGARFHKNTVATHHPPDKHPINNHPPDNLHKDDGHTVYRNVDFSQRC from the exons ATGAAAACCCACTTGGTTGTGTCTTGCTGTCTGCTCTCTG CAGTGTGTTTTCTGGAGGCAGAGATGATCACAGATAAGGGGTCAGAGGGCAGCAATGTCTCCTTCACATGTTCCCACAGTAACGCCTGGAGCCACAACAAGTACCTCTGCAGGGATCCATGCACAGACGACCAAGACAAAATAGTAACGGTTACAGCAGGTGGAACAGCAGGGGAGGGTAGAATCTCTCTGAAGGACTCAGGATCTGGAGACCTCACTGTGACCTTCTCTCAGCTGCAGAAGGCAGACTCAGGGAGTTACTGGTGTGGAGTGGAGAGAACGGGATATGATTCTTACATTCATATACAGCTTCAGGTTCTGGATG CTCCCAAAACTACACCCCCTATGACCACTACAACACCTCTGCCCACGACAACAGCATCCTACACCAGCTCAACGTtctccagctctgtctccaccttctcctATGACGTCTCTTCCAGAACCTCCCCTGGGTTTGGGCCCCACCCCAGCACAGTGCCATCCGCAG GGTCTGTGCTAGTCTATGCTACAGTCGGGGTAGTTCTCATGGTTGCAGTTTTAGGATTGGCCCTTTTCGTGGTGTTCCGCAAGTGGAGAAGAAATAGAGAACCAg TAATGCATCCCTCCATAGGCCTTGGCTCTTCTCTTTTAAAAGAG GAtgactgtgtgtatgagaatttcagagaggacagacaaacagactcaAATTCAACTGGTCTTTCTCACCCTGTCAGCCATGCTAAGTCTGTCAGCCATGCTAAGTCTATCAGCCATGCTAAGTCTGTCAGCCATGCTAACTCTGTCAGCCATGCTAAGTCTGTCAGCCATGCTAACTCTGTTAGCCATGCTAAGTCTGTCAGCCATGCTAACTCTGTCAGCCATGCTAAGTCTGTCAGCCATGCTAAGTCTGTCAGCCATGCTAAGTCTGTCAGCCATGCTAAGTCTATCAGTCATGCTAAGTCTGTCAGCCATGCTAACTCTGTTAGCCATGCTAAATCTGTAAGCCACTTAAGCAGAGTTAGCCATGCTAGCTCTGCAAACCATGTTAGCCATGCTAGTCATGTTAGCCATGCAGGCCCAATGTACGCTAACACAAGCCGAACCAAATATTCTGAAAAACCACAATACCGGGGGGCACGCTTCCATAAGAACACTGTGgccacacaccatccccctgaCAAACATCCCATTAACAACCATCCCCCTGATAACCTACACAAAGACGATGGCCACACCGTGTACAGAAACgtagatttcagccaaagaTGTTAA